Proteins from a single region of Sporosarcina sp. P33:
- the serA gene encoding phosphoglycerate dehydrogenase produces the protein MAFKVLISDPLSEDGIFPLRQAEGFEIVVETDLTPDQLKERIKGFDALLVRSQTTVTKELLEASDQLKIIGRAGVGVDNIDLDAATEKGIIVVNAPDGNTNSAAEHTVAMMMSMARKIPQAFNSLKNNKWDRKSFLGVELKNKTLGIIGLGRIGAEVARRAKGQRMNVIAYDPFLTEDIAKKLGIEIGTVDEVLTAADFITVHTPLLKETRRMINKEAFEKMKDGVQIINCARGGIIDEDALYDAIVAGKVAGAALDVFEEEPFLDHKLLTLPQVIATPHLGASTFEAQESVAVDVSRDVVNFLTIGSVRNPVNLPSVSRDVLAKIEPFFDLTEKLGMFLSQIQNSVIDEINIQYAGELANYDVRALTRNTVKGLLKRNLGETVNDVNAKVLADRYGIKVNEQKTTTGRGFMNLITVEIVTAKGVRKVAGTLLNGLGPRIVKVDDYVVDAIPKGHLLFIRHIDQPGAIGRVGTLLAEEDINIAAMQVGRSTEGGDAIMMLTVDYHVESASIKRIKEVQNIHDAKAIDL, from the coding sequence ATGGCTTTTAAAGTACTTATCAGTGACCCACTCAGCGAGGATGGAATTTTCCCACTACGGCAGGCAGAAGGTTTTGAAATTGTAGTTGAAACAGACTTAACTCCAGATCAGTTAAAAGAACGCATCAAAGGTTTCGATGCACTTTTGGTACGCAGTCAAACTACCGTGACAAAAGAACTATTAGAAGCATCTGATCAGTTAAAAATCATCGGTCGCGCAGGTGTAGGTGTTGATAATATCGATTTAGATGCAGCTACTGAAAAAGGAATCATCGTAGTAAATGCACCGGACGGCAACACAAACTCTGCGGCTGAACATACAGTTGCAATGATGATGTCAATGGCACGCAAGATTCCTCAGGCATTCAACTCACTGAAAAACAATAAGTGGGACAGAAAATCTTTCCTTGGTGTTGAATTAAAAAATAAAACATTGGGTATCATCGGACTTGGCCGAATCGGTGCTGAAGTTGCCAGACGTGCAAAAGGCCAGCGCATGAATGTAATAGCTTACGACCCATTCCTGACCGAAGACATTGCTAAAAAGCTTGGCATTGAAATCGGAACAGTGGATGAAGTCTTGACAGCTGCGGACTTCATCACAGTTCACACACCATTATTGAAAGAAACCCGCAGAATGATCAATAAAGAGGCATTCGAAAAAATGAAAGACGGCGTACAAATTATTAACTGTGCACGCGGCGGAATCATTGACGAAGATGCACTTTATGACGCAATCGTTGCAGGTAAAGTAGCCGGAGCGGCATTGGACGTATTCGAAGAAGAGCCATTCTTGGATCATAAATTGCTTACATTGCCTCAAGTAATTGCAACGCCTCACCTAGGAGCAAGCACATTTGAAGCACAGGAATCTGTAGCAGTTGATGTCAGCCGCGACGTTGTGAACTTCCTGACAATCGGTTCTGTCCGTAACCCGGTCAACCTGCCATCTGTATCCCGTGATGTATTGGCGAAAATCGAACCTTTCTTCGACTTGACAGAGAAGCTTGGAATGTTCTTATCTCAAATCCAAAATTCAGTTATCGATGAGATCAACATTCAGTATGCGGGCGAATTGGCAAACTACGATGTACGTGCACTGACTCGTAATACTGTCAAAGGTCTTTTGAAGCGTAATCTCGGTGAAACTGTCAATGACGTCAATGCAAAAGTGCTTGCTGACCGCTACGGCATTAAAGTGAATGAGCAGAAAACTACTACTGGCAGAGGTTTCATGAACTTGATCACTGTTGAAATCGTGACTGCTAAAGGTGTCCGTAAAGTAGCAGGCACACTTCTGAACGGTCTTGGACCACGCATCGTGAAAGTAGACGATTATGTAGTTGATGCGATTCCAAAAGGCCACTTATTGTTTATCCGTCACATTGACCAGCCTGGCGCTATCGGACGCGTAGGTACCCTTCTCGCTGAAGAAGATATTAATATTGCAGCGATGCAGGTCGGACGTTCCACTGAAGGCGGAGACGCAATCATGATGCTGACGGTTGATTATCATGTAGAATCTGCTTCCATTAAACGAATCAAAGAAGTTCAAAATATCCACGATGCGAAAGCAATCGATTTATAA
- a CDS encoding small multi-drug export protein → MLEYCLVFLGAAIPWIEIMIVIPLGILRGLSPMWVMILSFAGNMLTVLLLIIGFQQVKDWIDRRNQKKGKSESKRQLRGEQIMNKYGLPVLALAGPILIGTHIAAFIGLVFGAKKLNTAVWSAISIALWCLLFGILTAMGFDFFVNPA, encoded by the coding sequence ATGCTGGAGTATTGCTTGGTTTTTCTTGGGGCTGCGATTCCTTGGATTGAAATTATGATCGTCATTCCTTTAGGTATATTAAGAGGTTTGTCGCCTATGTGGGTGATGATTCTTTCGTTTGCAGGTAATATGCTGACCGTTCTTCTTTTAATTATCGGTTTCCAGCAGGTTAAAGACTGGATTGACCGCAGGAATCAGAAGAAAGGGAAAAGTGAATCGAAACGCCAATTACGCGGCGAACAAATTATGAATAAATATGGATTACCTGTTTTAGCGCTCGCCGGACCCATATTAATTGGCACGCATATAGCCGCTTTCATAGGATTGGTTTTTGGCGCAAAAAAGTTGAATACAGCCGTCTGGTCGGCAATCAGTATCGCCCTCTGGTGCCTGTTATTTGGCATTTTGACTGCGATGGGTTTCGACTTCTTTGTTAATCCCGCATAA
- a CDS encoding HAD family hydrolase, which yields MIKTLIFDLDDTLIWDAKSISTAFQKTCEYATKKTGVNPVELERAVRQEARELYATYETYPHTQNIGINPFEGLWGVFDDEGEEFQKMKQIVPGYQKDAWIRGLKKLGIDDEAFGRELAEVFPRERKNSPYIYEETFEVLDQLKENYQLILLTNGSPSLQQIKLTISPEIPLYFDHIVVSGAFGKGKPDAAIFRHVLELCGIQADEALMIGDNLMTDILGSSRVDMKNVWINRENKPASDEVIPTYEIDNLKGLFPILDTLKNR from the coding sequence ATGATTAAAACGCTGATTTTTGATCTGGATGACACATTGATCTGGGATGCAAAAAGTATTTCAACAGCATTTCAGAAAACGTGCGAGTATGCAACTAAGAAAACTGGCGTCAACCCGGTTGAGCTTGAACGTGCTGTACGTCAAGAAGCAAGAGAACTGTATGCTACATATGAAACATATCCACATACGCAAAACATTGGAATCAATCCTTTTGAAGGGCTTTGGGGTGTTTTTGACGATGAGGGAGAAGAGTTTCAGAAGATGAAACAAATCGTTCCAGGTTACCAAAAAGACGCCTGGATCAGGGGTCTCAAGAAGTTGGGTATTGATGATGAAGCGTTCGGCAGGGAACTTGCAGAGGTGTTTCCGAGAGAGCGAAAGAACAGCCCGTATATATATGAAGAAACGTTTGAAGTGCTGGATCAGTTAAAAGAAAATTATCAATTGATTTTGCTGACAAACGGCTCGCCGAGTCTGCAGCAAATCAAGTTAACGATTTCACCTGAGATTCCTCTGTATTTTGATCATATCGTCGTTTCAGGCGCATTTGGAAAAGGAAAACCAGATGCAGCTATATTCCGGCATGTACTGGAATTATGCGGAATACAGGCTGATGAAGCACTGATGATCGGTGATAATCTGATGACCGATATCTTGGGATCGAGCCGTGTTGACATGAAAAATGTTTGGATAAATCGTGAAAATAAGCCGGCAAGCGACGAAGTGATACCGACATACGAAATTGATAATTTAAAAGGCCTGTTCCCGATATTGGATACATTAAAAAACCGATGA
- the thpR gene encoding RNA 2',3'-cyclic phosphodiesterase: protein MAQHYFIGISISHPIHGVVRQLRSEYQLHDKYKVLPHEKDLHMTMRYIGELDEAKISWLTSSLRKISQSHTSFTVYVKGLSFFGSSTGPRVVYLSVQSSSALCDLQSQIARRTEKILELERDDRFVPHITIAKKRKTKEKMQLEKKLIDPVPVLIEEFTLFRIHPNEQPSYEEFARFPLKKS from the coding sequence TTGGCACAACATTATTTTATCGGCATCTCTATCTCTCATCCGATTCACGGGGTTGTCCGGCAATTACGCAGCGAATACCAACTGCATGACAAATACAAAGTACTTCCCCACGAAAAAGATTTGCACATGACCATGCGCTATATTGGGGAACTCGATGAAGCCAAAATATCATGGCTAACGTCTTCCTTGCGTAAAATTTCACAGTCTCATACATCCTTTACAGTGTATGTCAAAGGACTATCATTTTTCGGATCATCTACCGGACCGCGCGTCGTCTATTTATCTGTTCAATCCTCCAGCGCACTTTGCGATTTACAATCACAGATTGCAAGGCGGACGGAAAAGATACTCGAGCTGGAAAGAGATGACCGGTTCGTTCCGCATATTACGATAGCGAAAAAACGAAAGACAAAAGAAAAGATGCAGTTAGAAAAAAAGCTCATTGACCCAGTGCCTGTGTTAATAGAAGAATTTACGTTATTCAGGATTCACCCAAATGAACAGCCTTCCTATGAAGAGTTCGCCCGTTTTCCATTAAAAAAGAGCTGA
- a CDS encoding methyl-accepting chemotaxis protein, with the protein MKFTVGKKLWLGFMSIVIIMIVIGTVGFLAIKKVNEQYTFLIEDRMHKVILLERQKSDQNDLVKNIRGYMLYGSESYINELKEISQRTHERLDELDIILNSSKMKELLSETHDATEEYEKVLQNIIDETKAGNDEQALKTGTNGTAFQEVISKNLDAMINFQREQQEQLEKDVASYTSSAVLMMGILILIGIIASVAITIIISGLIRRPVTQMTNALAEVSEGNFSIEEVKIKNRDEIGDMSVALNRMVGDLRGIIDRAKHSALQLAAQSEELSASAEESLAASEMVAEISEKNLQTSESQANIVNQSTVSMGEMVTAIDVITHDNEEMLNSSEDVARLVKEGSSLMGETKDQMTNISQTIGDSMETINQMAKHTENIRNVTSMITAIAEQTNLLALNAAIEAARAGEHGKGFAVVAEEVRNLAEQSKQSTQEIGRMIDTIIEDVTKVVSSTGEGRKRVDEGLALTEKTNSIFMDIEHATSDVSEKVSTVSAAIEEIRAMTDEVTDGARQVEELAVQAAAEAQSTSAATEQQLAANEEITSSSQTLAQLAEELQHDMGRFQV; encoded by the coding sequence GTGAAGTTTACGGTAGGAAAAAAGCTGTGGCTTGGATTTATGAGTATTGTCATTATTATGATTGTCATTGGAACAGTGGGATTTTTGGCGATTAAGAAAGTTAATGAACAATACACTTTTTTAATCGAAGATCGGATGCATAAAGTGATATTACTCGAGCGGCAGAAAAGTGATCAGAATGACCTTGTGAAAAACATCAGGGGATACATGTTATATGGTTCTGAATCATACATAAATGAACTGAAGGAAATCAGTCAGCGTACGCATGAAAGATTAGACGAATTGGATATCATTCTCAATAGCAGTAAGATGAAAGAATTGCTATCTGAAACCCATGATGCTACAGAAGAATATGAAAAAGTATTGCAAAACATTATAGACGAAACAAAGGCAGGCAATGATGAACAGGCACTCAAAACGGGAACAAACGGCACTGCTTTCCAAGAAGTAATTTCCAAGAATCTTGACGCAATGATTAATTTTCAGCGTGAACAGCAAGAACAACTTGAGAAAGATGTAGCCAGTTATACAAGTTCCGCTGTCCTTATGATGGGTATATTGATTTTAATAGGAATTATTGCCAGCGTCGCGATAACAATTATCATCAGCGGTTTGATCAGACGCCCTGTCACGCAGATGACGAATGCGCTGGCAGAAGTGTCAGAAGGTAATTTTTCCATTGAGGAAGTAAAGATTAAAAATCGCGATGAAATCGGTGATATGTCTGTTGCGCTGAACCGAATGGTTGGAGATTTGCGCGGCATTATCGATCGTGCGAAACATTCCGCTTTGCAGCTTGCTGCGCAGTCAGAAGAGCTGTCAGCCAGTGCCGAAGAAAGTTTAGCTGCTTCAGAAATGGTGGCGGAAATTTCCGAGAAGAACTTGCAGACGAGTGAATCACAAGCGAATATCGTCAATCAATCCACTGTCTCAATGGGAGAGATGGTGACAGCGATTGACGTTATCACACATGACAATGAGGAAATGCTGAACTCATCTGAAGACGTCGCACGACTGGTGAAGGAAGGCTCTTCATTAATGGGTGAGACGAAGGATCAGATGACAAACATCAGTCAAACGATCGGTGATTCAATGGAAACAATCAATCAAATGGCAAAACATACGGAAAATATACGGAACGTTACATCGATGATTACTGCGATTGCTGAACAAACGAATCTGTTAGCGCTTAATGCTGCAATTGAAGCGGCTCGTGCAGGCGAGCATGGGAAAGGCTTTGCAGTTGTAGCCGAAGAAGTACGAAACCTTGCCGAACAGTCCAAACAATCTACACAAGAAATTGGCAGAATGATCGACACTATTATTGAAGATGTCACTAAAGTAGTGTCGAGCACTGGAGAAGGAAGAAAGCGTGTAGATGAAGGATTGGCTTTAACAGAAAAGACTAATTCTATTTTCATGGATATTGAACATGCGACATCAGATGTCAGTGAAAAAGTATCAACTGTTTCTGCAGCCATCGAAGAAATTCGGGCGATGACCGATGAAGTGACGGATGGAGCAAGACAAGTGGAAGAATTGGCCGTTCAGGCAGCAGCTGAAGCTCAATCTACAAGTGCGGCAACTGAACAGCAGCTGGCGGCCAACGAGGAAATTACATCCAGTTCCCAAACGCTTGCTCAACTGGCGGAAGAGCTGCAACATGATATGGGACGTTTTCAAGTGTGA
- a CDS encoding acyl-CoA dehydrogenase family protein: MSTELFITTDFQRRWVNELTEAGPFFSSFSEQSDRLSKFPKENIKKLVEMGYTALTLPKEFGGAGITVTDMVLFQETIARFDSATALAIGWHQGVVGELYESRKWTEEQLTQFSEAIQQGALVNRSVTEAQTGSPTRGGRPQTNAVRTADGWVITGEKTFTTMAPALTHILVSVWIEEKQKVGFFLLPRESEGLSIKETWHMISMRGTESQTLVLDQVKAAPDQLVEVNDAPRGDKQNGWILHIPSCYLGIAQAARDYAVQFASTYQPNSLNEPIASLFSIQTQIGKMDLELIKARHLLYDIAGIYDNPARRVHLQNELGVAKSIVTNSAIEIVNLAMRIVGAKSLELSNPLQRYYRDVRAGLHNPPMDDMTITKLAQAAIDGQK, encoded by the coding sequence GTGTCGACAGAACTTTTTATCACAACGGACTTTCAACGCCGATGGGTCAATGAATTGACTGAGGCAGGTCCGTTTTTCAGCAGCTTCTCAGAACAATCTGACAGGCTCTCCAAATTCCCAAAAGAAAATATTAAAAAGCTTGTAGAAATGGGCTATACCGCGCTTACACTCCCAAAAGAATTCGGAGGGGCAGGCATTACAGTGACGGACATGGTTTTATTTCAGGAGACTATTGCACGTTTCGACAGCGCCACTGCACTGGCGATTGGCTGGCACCAGGGCGTCGTCGGTGAACTGTATGAAAGCCGCAAATGGACAGAAGAACAATTGACCCAATTCAGTGAAGCCATTCAGCAAGGCGCTCTGGTCAACCGTTCCGTGACCGAAGCACAGACCGGCAGTCCGACACGCGGCGGCCGCCCGCAGACAAACGCAGTGCGCACAGCAGACGGGTGGGTCATTACAGGTGAAAAAACGTTCACAACAATGGCACCGGCTCTCACTCATATCTTAGTATCCGTTTGGATTGAAGAAAAGCAGAAAGTCGGCTTCTTTTTGCTCCCGCGCGAATCTGAAGGTCTCTCTATTAAAGAAACGTGGCACATGATTTCCATGCGCGGCACAGAGAGCCAGACACTTGTGCTGGACCAAGTAAAAGCTGCGCCTGATCAGCTGGTGGAAGTAAATGACGCGCCGCGCGGTGATAAGCAAAACGGGTGGATTTTACATATCCCTTCCTGCTACTTAGGCATCGCACAGGCAGCGCGTGATTATGCAGTGCAGTTTGCCTCAACTTATCAGCCAAACAGCCTGAACGAACCTATCGCATCCCTTTTCAGTATCCAGACGCAGATCGGTAAAATGGACCTGGAATTGATTAAAGCGCGCCATTTGCTGTATGATATCGCCGGCATCTATGATAATCCGGCCCGCCGGGTTCATTTGCAAAATGAATTGGGCGTGGCTAAGTCTATCGTGACGAACAGCGCAATTGAAATCGTTAATCTCGCAATGCGTATTGTTGGTGCAAAGAGTTTAGAGTTATCCAACCCGCTTCAGCGTTATTATCGTGATGTGCGTGCGGGCCTTCATAATCCCCCGATGGATGATATGACCATCACCAAGCTCGCGCAGGCGGCAATCGACGGGCAGAAATGA
- a CDS encoding SLOG family protein, whose product MMKRLLVSGYKAHELGIFNDQHPGIPIIKKALTDQLLPLLDQGLEWVIVSGQLGVETWVIECVWELQEDYPHLQYAVITPFLDQQAKWNETKQETYEQILALADYTVSLTNKPYEAPWQFVEKNKFLLRNSDALLLLYDEDNEGSPKFLKKMAEQLADTSNYELLTITADDLQLIAEDLQREQWE is encoded by the coding sequence ATGATGAAACGTCTGCTTGTGAGCGGTTATAAAGCCCATGAATTAGGAATTTTTAATGACCAGCATCCGGGTATTCCGATTATTAAGAAAGCATTGACCGACCAGCTTCTGCCGCTTCTCGATCAAGGACTCGAATGGGTCATCGTCAGCGGTCAGCTGGGCGTGGAGACGTGGGTGATTGAATGCGTCTGGGAACTGCAGGAAGATTATCCTCATTTACAATACGCTGTCATTACTCCGTTTCTTGATCAGCAGGCAAAATGGAACGAAACAAAACAGGAAACCTACGAACAAATATTGGCTCTTGCTGATTACACAGTAAGTCTGACAAACAAACCATATGAAGCACCTTGGCAGTTCGTAGAGAAAAACAAGTTTTTGCTCCGGAACTCCGATGCTTTATTACTTCTGTATGACGAAGATAATGAAGGCTCGCCAAAATTCCTCAAGAAGATGGCTGAACAATTAGCTGACACATCAAATTATGAATTACTGACAATTACTGCGGATGATTTGCAGCTCATTGCTGAAGATCTTCAGCGTGAACAATGGGAGTAA
- a CDS encoding MarR family winged helix-turn-helix transcriptional regulator, giving the protein MDTKNTELYEEDLSLKAFIVLTRALQSIKARVEEDIKQFKLNPTEFAVLELVYSKGDQPIQKIGEKVLIASSSITYVVDKLEKKKLVKRKPCPKDRRVTHASITAEGTELMDEVFPKHKKAIKEIFGGLDIKEKEQLIEQLKKLGYHAQNM; this is encoded by the coding sequence ATGGATACTAAAAATACAGAACTATACGAAGAGGATTTGTCCCTAAAAGCATTTATCGTATTAACCCGTGCGTTGCAATCCATTAAAGCGCGCGTGGAAGAAGATATAAAACAATTCAAGTTAAATCCTACAGAGTTCGCTGTGCTGGAATTAGTTTACAGCAAAGGCGATCAGCCGATTCAAAAAATTGGTGAGAAGGTATTGATTGCGAGCAGCAGTATCACCTATGTCGTGGATAAGTTAGAAAAGAAAAAGTTGGTAAAAAGAAAACCTTGTCCAAAAGACCGGCGTGTAACCCATGCTTCTATAACAGCAGAAGGGACCGAACTAATGGATGAAGTCTTTCCTAAGCACAAAAAAGCGATAAAAGAAATTTTTGGCGGGCTGGATATAAAAGAAAAAGAACAGCTCATTGAACAGCTGAAAAAACTGGGTTACCATGCACAAAACATGTGA
- the tnpB gene encoding IS66 family insertion sequence element accessory protein TnpB (TnpB, as the term is used for proteins encoded by IS66 family insertion elements, is considered an accessory protein, since TnpC, encoded by a neighboring gene, is a DDE family transposase.), producing MRKSIDGLAAIVQLSFQLDPFSSNLFVFCNRKRDKLKILHWDHNGFWLYYRRLDEGLFHWPNQKTASALKISQRQLNWLLDGLPMEQKQAHPKIDAKSII from the coding sequence TTGCGCAAATCGATTGACGGATTAGCTGCAATTGTTCAATTGAGTTTTCAACTAGATCCCTTTTCATCGAATCTCTTTGTTTTCTGCAATCGTAAACGGGATAAATTAAAAATCCTGCACTGGGATCATAATGGGTTTTGGTTGTACTACCGCCGTTTGGATGAAGGCCTGTTCCATTGGCCTAATCAAAAAACTGCAAGTGCGCTAAAAATTAGCCAACGGCAATTAAATTGGTTACTGGACGGGCTTCCCATGGAACAAAAACAAGCCCATCCAAAGATTGATGCGAAATCTATCATTTAG
- a CDS encoding IS66 family transposase — MEKNTTELQATIEELAAKNVDLEKQKEVLEAKIKWLEEQFRLSQQKKFGTSSEKSNPDQIELLLFNEAELSVDENIEEPTLESITYQRKKYIGQRDAKLENLPTETIHYRLPDKEQVCLCCGETVHEMSTETRRELKIVPAQVTVVEHVQHIYSCRQCEREGIETPIVTAKMPAAVFPKSLASPSSMAYIMNQKYVEGMPLYRIEKQFERLGVFLSRQTIANWVVYGATKWLSPLYNRLHELLLQLDRLHADETTVQVLAEPGKAANSKSYMWLYRSSHNVEPIILYDYQTSRHSKHPKAFLKGFEGYLHVDGYAGYHDLKDVELVGCWAHARRKYDETLKSLPANVDKSTTLAAEGLQFCTQLFKVEKQIEKEFENCSPEQRQEERQKRSQPVLDAYLAWLKSKRPQVPPKSKLGVAINYSLNQWSKLIAFMKDGRLELDNNRAERSIKPFVMGRKAWLFAQSMKGATASATIYSIVETAKENQLNPMNYLTYLFEHLPQIDLDDQEALDQFLPWSQTIQEECRIPVKVR, encoded by the coding sequence ATGGAAAAAAATACGACTGAACTACAAGCAACAATTGAAGAGCTCGCAGCGAAAAATGTGGATTTAGAAAAACAAAAAGAAGTCCTAGAGGCAAAAATTAAATGGTTGGAAGAACAGTTCCGACTTAGCCAACAAAAGAAATTTGGGACTTCCAGTGAAAAATCAAATCCAGACCAAATCGAACTTCTCCTCTTCAACGAGGCTGAACTGTCAGTAGATGAAAATATAGAAGAACCCACACTTGAATCGATTACTTATCAACGAAAAAAGTATATCGGACAACGAGATGCGAAACTTGAAAACCTGCCTACGGAAACGATCCATTATCGTTTACCTGATAAAGAGCAGGTCTGTTTGTGTTGTGGCGAAACAGTTCACGAAATGAGCACAGAAACGAGACGCGAATTGAAAATCGTTCCCGCTCAAGTGACAGTCGTTGAACACGTTCAACATATTTACAGCTGCCGTCAATGTGAGCGGGAAGGAATAGAAACACCGATTGTCACAGCTAAAATGCCAGCGGCAGTCTTTCCAAAAAGTCTTGCATCACCTTCTTCAATGGCATATATAATGAATCAAAAATACGTAGAAGGGATGCCCTTATACCGAATTGAAAAACAATTTGAACGTCTTGGTGTCTTTCTATCACGCCAAACGATTGCCAACTGGGTAGTATATGGTGCAACGAAATGGCTCTCACCGCTTTACAATCGCTTGCACGAGTTACTACTTCAACTTGACCGTCTGCACGCAGACGAAACAACAGTTCAAGTTTTAGCAGAACCCGGAAAAGCGGCAAATTCCAAGTCCTATATGTGGTTGTACCGATCTAGTCACAATGTGGAACCAATTATCTTATATGACTATCAAACTTCGCGCCACAGTAAGCACCCGAAGGCATTTCTTAAGGGATTTGAGGGATATCTTCATGTCGATGGTTATGCGGGATACCATGATTTGAAGGACGTGGAGTTGGTTGGCTGTTGGGCGCATGCTAGAAGAAAATATGACGAAACGCTCAAATCTTTACCTGCCAATGTAGATAAATCTACGACTCTCGCAGCTGAAGGTCTTCAATTCTGTACGCAATTATTTAAAGTTGAAAAACAGATAGAAAAGGAATTTGAAAACTGTAGCCCCGAACAACGGCAAGAAGAACGTCAAAAACGCAGTCAACCCGTGTTGGATGCCTATTTAGCGTGGCTAAAATCCAAACGCCCTCAAGTTCCACCTAAAAGCAAATTAGGTGTCGCTATCAATTATAGTTTAAACCAATGGTCAAAACTCATTGCTTTTATGAAAGACGGGCGACTTGAACTCGATAATAACCGAGCAGAACGTTCGATTAAACCATTCGTTATGGGAAGAAAAGCATGGCTATTTGCCCAATCAATGAAGGGTGCAACTGCCAGTGCCACCATCTATAGCATTGTCGAAACGGCCAAAGAGAATCAATTAAACCCAATGAATTATTTAACCTATCTCTTTGAACATTTACCACAAATAGACCTAGATGATCAGGAAGCACTTGACCAGTTCCTTCCGTGGTCACAGACAATTCAGGAGGAATGCCGGATTCCTGTTAAAGTTAGATAA
- a CDS encoding SRPBCC domain-containing protein, whose translation MIVLSDSESTMERVNSIFLTGSPFILICARTRNSIKKGAESFRSFYKYIADWHTPFAENDLKAGGKFVSRMEAKDGSMGFDFGGIYDEVKLHEGISYTLGDGRKVNITFNGQKNETEVIETFDAETTHPIEFQQQGWQAILDNFKQYVEQTNK comes from the coding sequence TTGATCGTACTTTCTGATAGTGAATCAACCATGGAAAGAGTGAATAGTATATTTCTAACGGGTTCACCATTCATTCTAATCTGTGCTCGCACAAGAAATAGCATAAAGAAAGGAGCGGAATCTTTCCGCTCCTTTTATAAGTATATCGCAGATTGGCACACACCATTTGCTGAGAATGATCTTAAAGCAGGTGGGAAATTCGTTTCAAGAATGGAAGCAAAAGATGGTAGTATGGGTTTCGATTTTGGTGGAATCTACGATGAAGTAAAATTACATGAGGGTATTTCTTATACCTTAGGAGATGGAAGAAAAGTAAACATTACCTTTAACGGTCAAAAAAATGAAACCGAAGTAATTGAGACGTTTGACGCTGAAACTACACATCCAATCGAGTTTCAACAACAGGGATGGCAGGCGATTTTAGATAATTTTAAACAATACGTAGAACAAACTAATAAGTAA
- a CDS encoding NAD(P)-dependent oxidoreductase: MNIAVIGASGKAGNFIMEEAINRGHHVTAVVRDASKLKGKNVTVIEKNILELTTDDVKPFDVVVNAFGAPLGEEQPHVDAGHTLIEALQGTNTRAIIVGGAGSLYVDENKTVQVIDTPDFPDFIKPTAKGQARNLQELRETTDMSWTFISPSAVFDPEGKRTGSYESGKDYLLVNSKGESYISYADYAIAIVDEIENPKHVNERFTVVGESE, translated from the coding sequence ATGAATATTGCAGTTATTGGAGCAAGCGGAAAAGCAGGAAATTTTATTATGGAAGAAGCAATTAATCGGGGACACCATGTCACAGCAGTTGTAAGAGATGCGTCAAAACTTAAGGGCAAGAATGTGACGGTTATTGAAAAAAACATATTGGAACTTACGACGGATGATGTCAAACCATTTGATGTTGTCGTAAATGCCTTCGGTGCTCCACTTGGCGAAGAACAACCACATGTGGATGCAGGTCATACTTTAATTGAGGCGCTTCAAGGAACAAATACAAGAGCAATCATTGTAGGTGGAGCTGGAAGCCTTTATGTTGACGAAAACAAAACCGTTCAGGTCATCGATACACCTGATTTTCCTGATTTCATTAAACCAACAGCAAAAGGACAAGCACGTAACTTGCAAGAATTACGAGAAACAACAGATATGTCATGGACATTTATTAGCCCGTCTGCCGTATTTGATCCGGAAGGGAAGAGAACGGGATCATATGAGTCAGGAAAAGACTACCTTCTCGTTAATTCGAAAGGCGAAAGTTACATCAGCTATGCTGACTACGCTATTGCCATAGTCGATGAGATTGAAAATCCGAAGCACGTGAATGAAAGATTTACTGTCGTTGGTGAATCTGAATAA